Proteins from a single region of Thunnus maccoyii chromosome 23, fThuMac1.1, whole genome shotgun sequence:
- the LOC121890434 gene encoding PCNA-interacting partner isoform X1 has translation MLPHFILPLQSYFFVVILCLLLDALKGAMETSGDRLKQMVKTFRRECHRILQSERTTIHGADSMLMVLQLAMAEVNKQQSGEFKVALSDVLMAWKHLLLHKLHLPPPNFARLENYDLILEAYESFLKRSNTVDLVDILSMYKQLRVDSDPDEPVSPIQLFEFLSGNTEVLEVLDLSIPSTPSSKDRPCRSQVKMAVRRVFCSYLTLLVNAKNDMALALTLDVPSRALGRQTFTDIKHAAHNNNTSFFLAVTSFVRAIQLGGKGYAPAQSDPLRKHVKGLSDFVQFLDNLEEILGEIPDPSVCGARLVTAIRTALVKGRSSGDAVYAAAEETAKELKERICQLHQIQEQTANAGRTGISPARPKAYAVNHSTAYGGRDTVKVLMALLDEEALTPPCKNKAELLSEDQPVLSGAEGTCVLMLFRSPEVSTGCSPEPLRNRVQSRLDLLKPKARDRVIRSQFACTYKDEELPLNRVLEFPSSSQVPTCVHPAPKPKTTPGVEEQQEEEEEDTTTVTNSFSTNNTAKATSECPRKEPSSAKQAAALGARSGNAQNRGAGPGNRKKNGGQTQSKGNKRKKADSDQHEGSENEPPGKKLPTSVPSKMPAKNVSKASSKKKLIAGQGKLTSFFRV, from the exons ATGTTACCTCACTTTATTCTGCCCCttcaaagttatttttttgtaGTCATTCTTTGCCTTTTGCTGGATGCACTCAA GGGAGCAATGGAGACTTCAGGAGACCGTCTAAAGCAGATGGTGAAAACCTTCAGGAGAGAGTGCCACAGGATTTTACAGTCTGAGAGGACCACCATTCATGGAGCTGATAGCATGCTGATGGTGCTGCAGCTGGCCATGGCAGAAGTAAATAAACAG CAAAGCGGAGAGTTCAAAGTGGCTCTGAGTGATGTCCTGATGGCCTGGAAACACTTACTGTTACACAAACTTCACCTGCCACCCCCCAACTTTGCACGCTTGGAGAACTATGATCTCATCTTGGAAGCATACGAATCCTTCCTGAAGCGCTCCAACACTGTGGACCTGGTTGATATCCTCTCCATGTATAAACAGCTGAGAGTGGACTCAGACCCAGACGAGCCTGTGAGCCCG ATCCAGCTGTTTGAATTCCTATCAGGCAACACGGAGGTCTTAGAGGTGCTTGACCTCTCAATCCCGTCAACACCGTCTAGTAAAGATAGGCCCTGCCGCTCACAG GTGAAAATGGCAGTGAGAAGGGTTTTCTGCTCCTATCTGACTTTGCTCGTGAACGCCAAGAACGACATGGCCTTGGCGCTTACCCTTGATGTCCCCAGTCGCGCGCTCGGACGACAGACATTTACCGACATAAAGCACGCCGCACATAACAACAACACTTCCTTCTTCTTG GCTGTGACATCTTTCGTGAGGGCCATCCAGCTTGGAGGAAAGGGCTACGCTCCAGCTCAGTCTGACCCACTGAGGAAACATGTCAAAGGCCTGTCTGACTTTGTCCAGTTTCTAGACAACCTGGAGGAAATACTGGGGGAGATTCCTGACCCAAG TGTGTGCGGAGCCAGGCTGGTGACCGCCATAAGGACAGCGCTGGTGAAGGGACGCAGCAGTGGCGATGCAGTGTACGCTGCGGCTGAAGAGACTGCAAAGGAGCTGAAGGAGAGGATCTGCCAACTACACCAGATCCAGGAACAGACTGCTAATGCAGGCAGGACGGGGATTAGCCCTGCCAGG CCAAAGGCTTACGCAGTGAATCACTCCACTGCATACGGAGGTCGGGACACCGTCAAGGTGCTGATGGCGCTGCTGGATGAAGAAGCCTTGACTCCTCCGTGTAAGAACAAGGCAGAGCTGCTGTCTGAGGACCAGCCCGTCCTCAGTGGAGCTGAGGGGACCTGCGTCCTCATGTTGTTCAG ATCCCCTGAAGTGTCTACTGGATGTTCTCCAGAACCCCTAAGGAACCGAGTCCAGAGCCGGCTAGACCTGCTCAAACCCAAG GCTAGAGACCGAGTCATCCGATCCCAGTTCGCCTGCACATACAAAGATGAAGAGCTGCCACTCAACCGTGTGCTGGAGTTCCCCAGCAGCAGCCAGGTCCCTACCTGTGTGCACCCAGCACCCAAACCCAAAACCACCCCAGgtgtggaggagcagcaggaggaggaggaggaggacacaaCCACAGTTACAAATTCATTTTCAACAAATAATACAG CCAAAGCAACCTCTGAATGTCCAAGAAAGGAGCCGAGCAGCGCAAAGCAAGCGGCTGCTCTCGGGGCAAGAAGTGGAAATGCCCAGAACAGAGGTGCAGGCCCGggcaacagaaagaaaaatggcGGTCAGACACAGAGCAAGGGCAACAAGAGGAAGAAGGCGGATTCTGACCAACATGAAGGATCAGAAAACGAGCCTCCAGGGAAGAAACTGCCCACTAGTGTCCCGAGTAAAATGCCTGCAAAGAACGTCAGCAAGGCTTCGAGTAAGAAGAAGCTGATAGCTGGACAGGGAAAGCTAACCAGCTTTTTCCGAGTTTGA
- the pmch gene encoding pro-MCH isoform X2 → MKLEPACVLFSELSSHLVTVAMPASKIEDGETEQDGLGSLLGDGPMTEQAVVPPMYRRSLVLDSNIRDDDGNPKIIIVSDMRLKGHSARGLNPAFTRSLPLITERSLSHTPAEYSLKTDRRDTDLDMLRCMIGRVYRPCWEA, encoded by the exons TGCTGTTCTCTGAACTGAGCAGCCACTTGGTTACTGTAGCCATGCCTGCAAGCAAAATAGAAGATGGCGAAACAGAGCAAGACGGCCTGGGTTCATTACTGGGTGACGGGCCCATGACTGAGCAGGCTGTGGTTCCCCCCATGTACAGACGAAGCCTCGTGCTGGACAGCAACATCAGGGATGACGATGGAAACCCAAAAATCATCATTGTCTCA GACATGAGGCTGAAGGGACACAGTGCTCGTGGACTGAACCCAGCCTTTACTCGGAGCCTTCCTCTGATCACGGAACGAAGCTTGAGCCACACTCCTGCCGAGTACAGTTTGAAAACAGACCGCAGAGACACTGACCTCGACA TGCTGCGGTGTATGATAGGAAGAGTGTACCGACCCTGCTGGGAAGCATAA
- the LOC121890434 gene encoding PCNA-interacting partner isoform X2: METSGDRLKQMVKTFRRECHRILQSERTTIHGADSMLMVLQLAMAEVNKQQSGEFKVALSDVLMAWKHLLLHKLHLPPPNFARLENYDLILEAYESFLKRSNTVDLVDILSMYKQLRVDSDPDEPVSPIQLFEFLSGNTEVLEVLDLSIPSTPSSKDRPCRSQVKMAVRRVFCSYLTLLVNAKNDMALALTLDVPSRALGRQTFTDIKHAAHNNNTSFFLAVTSFVRAIQLGGKGYAPAQSDPLRKHVKGLSDFVQFLDNLEEILGEIPDPSVCGARLVTAIRTALVKGRSSGDAVYAAAEETAKELKERICQLHQIQEQTANAGRTGISPARPKAYAVNHSTAYGGRDTVKVLMALLDEEALTPPCKNKAELLSEDQPVLSGAEGTCVLMLFRSPEVSTGCSPEPLRNRVQSRLDLLKPKARDRVIRSQFACTYKDEELPLNRVLEFPSSSQVPTCVHPAPKPKTTPGVEEQQEEEEEDTTTVTNSFSTNNTAKATSECPRKEPSSAKQAAALGARSGNAQNRGAGPGNRKKNGGQTQSKGNKRKKADSDQHEGSENEPPGKKLPTSVPSKMPAKNVSKASSKKKLIAGQGKLTSFFRV; this comes from the exons ATGGAGACTTCAGGAGACCGTCTAAAGCAGATGGTGAAAACCTTCAGGAGAGAGTGCCACAGGATTTTACAGTCTGAGAGGACCACCATTCATGGAGCTGATAGCATGCTGATGGTGCTGCAGCTGGCCATGGCAGAAGTAAATAAACAG CAAAGCGGAGAGTTCAAAGTGGCTCTGAGTGATGTCCTGATGGCCTGGAAACACTTACTGTTACACAAACTTCACCTGCCACCCCCCAACTTTGCACGCTTGGAGAACTATGATCTCATCTTGGAAGCATACGAATCCTTCCTGAAGCGCTCCAACACTGTGGACCTGGTTGATATCCTCTCCATGTATAAACAGCTGAGAGTGGACTCAGACCCAGACGAGCCTGTGAGCCCG ATCCAGCTGTTTGAATTCCTATCAGGCAACACGGAGGTCTTAGAGGTGCTTGACCTCTCAATCCCGTCAACACCGTCTAGTAAAGATAGGCCCTGCCGCTCACAG GTGAAAATGGCAGTGAGAAGGGTTTTCTGCTCCTATCTGACTTTGCTCGTGAACGCCAAGAACGACATGGCCTTGGCGCTTACCCTTGATGTCCCCAGTCGCGCGCTCGGACGACAGACATTTACCGACATAAAGCACGCCGCACATAACAACAACACTTCCTTCTTCTTG GCTGTGACATCTTTCGTGAGGGCCATCCAGCTTGGAGGAAAGGGCTACGCTCCAGCTCAGTCTGACCCACTGAGGAAACATGTCAAAGGCCTGTCTGACTTTGTCCAGTTTCTAGACAACCTGGAGGAAATACTGGGGGAGATTCCTGACCCAAG TGTGTGCGGAGCCAGGCTGGTGACCGCCATAAGGACAGCGCTGGTGAAGGGACGCAGCAGTGGCGATGCAGTGTACGCTGCGGCTGAAGAGACTGCAAAGGAGCTGAAGGAGAGGATCTGCCAACTACACCAGATCCAGGAACAGACTGCTAATGCAGGCAGGACGGGGATTAGCCCTGCCAGG CCAAAGGCTTACGCAGTGAATCACTCCACTGCATACGGAGGTCGGGACACCGTCAAGGTGCTGATGGCGCTGCTGGATGAAGAAGCCTTGACTCCTCCGTGTAAGAACAAGGCAGAGCTGCTGTCTGAGGACCAGCCCGTCCTCAGTGGAGCTGAGGGGACCTGCGTCCTCATGTTGTTCAG ATCCCCTGAAGTGTCTACTGGATGTTCTCCAGAACCCCTAAGGAACCGAGTCCAGAGCCGGCTAGACCTGCTCAAACCCAAG GCTAGAGACCGAGTCATCCGATCCCAGTTCGCCTGCACATACAAAGATGAAGAGCTGCCACTCAACCGTGTGCTGGAGTTCCCCAGCAGCAGCCAGGTCCCTACCTGTGTGCACCCAGCACCCAAACCCAAAACCACCCCAGgtgtggaggagcagcaggaggaggaggaggaggacacaaCCACAGTTACAAATTCATTTTCAACAAATAATACAG CCAAAGCAACCTCTGAATGTCCAAGAAAGGAGCCGAGCAGCGCAAAGCAAGCGGCTGCTCTCGGGGCAAGAAGTGGAAATGCCCAGAACAGAGGTGCAGGCCCGggcaacagaaagaaaaatggcGGTCAGACACAGAGCAAGGGCAACAAGAGGAAGAAGGCGGATTCTGACCAACATGAAGGATCAGAAAACGAGCCTCCAGGGAAGAAACTGCCCACTAGTGTCCCGAGTAAAATGCCTGCAAAGAACGTCAGCAAGGCTTCGAGTAAGAAGAAGCTGATAGCTGGACAGGGAAAGCTAACCAGCTTTTTCCGAGTTTGA
- the pmch gene encoding pro-MCH isoform X3, which produces MPASKIEDGETEQDGLGSLLGDGPMTEQAVVPPMYRRSLVLDSNIRDDDGNPKIIIVSDMRLKGHSARGLNPAFTRSLPLITERSLSHTPAEYSLKTDRRDTDLDMLRCMIGRVYRPCWEA; this is translated from the exons ATGCCTGCAAGCAAAATAGAAGATGGCGAAACAGAGCAAGACGGCCTGGGTTCATTACTGGGTGACGGGCCCATGACTGAGCAGGCTGTGGTTCCCCCCATGTACAGACGAAGCCTCGTGCTGGACAGCAACATCAGGGATGACGATGGAAACCCAAAAATCATCATTGTCTCA GACATGAGGCTGAAGGGACACAGTGCTCGTGGACTGAACCCAGCCTTTACTCGGAGCCTTCCTCTGATCACGGAACGAAGCTTGAGCCACACTCCTGCCGAGTACAGTTTGAAAACAGACCGCAGAGACACTGACCTCGACA TGCTGCGGTGTATGATAGGAAGAGTGTACCGACCCTGCTGGGAAGCATAA
- the pmch gene encoding pro-MCH isoform X1: MSKLCSVELNTVDTMISIYSVLFTLVLFSELSSHLVTVAMPASKIEDGETEQDGLGSLLGDGPMTEQAVVPPMYRRSLVLDSNIRDDDGNPKIIIVSDMRLKGHSARGLNPAFTRSLPLITERSLSHTPAEYSLKTDRRDTDLDMLRCMIGRVYRPCWEA; this comes from the exons ATGTCAAAGTTGTGTAGTGTAGAACTTAATACTGTAGATACCATGATCTCCATCTACTCTGTCCTGTTTACTCTAGTGCTGTTCTCTGAACTGAGCAGCCACTTGGTTACTGTAGCCATGCCTGCAAGCAAAATAGAAGATGGCGAAACAGAGCAAGACGGCCTGGGTTCATTACTGGGTGACGGGCCCATGACTGAGCAGGCTGTGGTTCCCCCCATGTACAGACGAAGCCTCGTGCTGGACAGCAACATCAGGGATGACGATGGAAACCCAAAAATCATCATTGTCTCA GACATGAGGCTGAAGGGACACAGTGCTCGTGGACTGAACCCAGCCTTTACTCGGAGCCTTCCTCTGATCACGGAACGAAGCTTGAGCCACACTCCTGCCGAGTACAGTTTGAAAACAGACCGCAGAGACACTGACCTCGACA TGCTGCGGTGTATGATAGGAAGAGTGTACCGACCCTGCTGGGAAGCATAA